The Chiloscyllium plagiosum isolate BGI_BamShark_2017 chromosome 3, ASM401019v2, whole genome shotgun sequence genomic interval AGACCATCCCGGCGCCAGTGCCTATCCATCCATCGCTGCAGCTGGCCAACTATGCTTTCCTGCAAGCTTCCAACGGCATGCCGAGCCCTTCCGAGCAGCTGCACAACCTGTATGGGTTCAGCACCCTGCACACCGTCCATCTCCACCAGTGGACACTGGGTTACCCTCCAATGCCACTACCCCGTTCCTCTTTCTCCAAAGTGCCTGCCGTTTCCGCTCTGGTGGACACGCGATTCCAATTGCCCGCAATCCCGATCTTCCCGCACGTGTTCCAGCCGAAACAGGAATCCAGCAGCTTCCCCAACAAGACCAGACCCAGGTTTGACTTCGCGAATTTGGCCATCGCGGCCACCCAGGAGGATCAGCCCAGTCTGGGTCAGTTGGATGGACAGTGCTCTCCCTCGGTCATTGGCTCCCTGCTGGATGCCACCAAGTTATCCCCGGAGAGGAAGCCCACCAGGGGCAGGCTGCCGGCCAAAACCAAAAAAGAATTTGTCTGTAAATTCTGCGGGAGGCACTTTACTAAATCTTACAATCTTCTCATACACGAAAGGACCCATACGGACGAACGACCCTACACGTGTGACATTTGTCACAAGGCATTTAGGAGGCAGGATCATCTCCGTGACCACAGGTGAGAAAGGCATCGACGTTTGACTTGCCAGGGCCCAGCACTTGTTCActtgtccaacaccggcgtctccaaatcatcattTGCGAAGGTTGAACACCACAGATGATTTGTGAAATCGTGCACCTAAATTGCTTGTCCAGCCACCTATCCATTACAAAGAATAGCAgaacgtgctggagaaactcagcagatctggcagcatctcaggggagagagaaaacaaagttaaggatcccctgtttctctctctctcactcaacgcacctgctgagtttctccagcactttcggtTTTAGTTTCGAATTTTCAACATCCGCGGGTGTTCGTCCTAAGATGTATTCATTCGAATGGCTCAAAGCCACGCTATTATGTTTTTTGTGAGCTTGGTTAATTCGAATGACAAATAACaagactttttttctctctgtttttaaaTGTAGGTACATTCACTCCAAAGAGAAACCATTCAAATGTCAAGAATGCGGTAAAGGATTTTGCCAGTCCAGAACGTTAGCTGTTCACAAAACACTGCATGTGCAGGTAAAAGAGCTGAAAACCTCTAAAATAAAGTGCTGAGCATAGTTATCTGCAAACATGTCTCAGAGAGGAACACTGAGGAAATGCGGACAGACCTGTCAAATTCGGACACAGCATGGACTATATCCAATCTGCTGCTGTTCTTTTCTGTTACTTGTATTCCAATACAGATTATCTGCGGCATTCTGCTATGGGAAGACCTGTTTCTAAAGTCTGAGCACACAAAAAAAATCGTTTTGTTTCGTTAGATGCCCCTTGAATCGAAGGCGCTTGAACTGTGTGTCCCACCTCCGGCAGGAACTTGGGAGTTGGAAGGTGATGATGTGTCTTCTGTGTTTAACAGGGATCTCCGCACAAATGCTCGGCGTGTGGCAAAGTGTTTAATCAGAGAAGCAACTTGAGAACTCATctcctcactcacactgacataAAGCCTTACCACTGCCGTCAGTGTGCCAAGCTGTTCCGCAGGAACTGCGATCTGAGGCGTCACAGACTCACTCACCTTCTCAGAACCAAGCCCGGATTACCAAGGGCTGCAGTATGTGCAGACAGACCTGAGTGGAGTTACCAGGCCTGGTCACCCCCGAGTTTAGAATTGTAGGATGGAGTAGTGACCTAATCTCAGCCAGGAACCAAAGAAGGCGACACTATTGGAGACGCTGTGATGTTTGAATGTACAAGGAACGcctgactgagagagagagaggattgagGGACAGTGTGTCATCTGGGAATAGGAAACCACGGTTAATGTGACGGTAGGATACAAAGCGGAGACTCAAAACTTCAGGCCCTTGTGATGAAAATCTAACACCACCCAAAACACAATTAGTGCAGCAACGTACTGTGGCTGGGTGGAAAACTGCAATCCAAGGCTGCAGTAGCTTTGAACTGCATTGTGTGAATGACTGCAGTCAGCTGAGCTCAGTGTTAAAACCGTGGGCACACCTTCgttagaaaacaaaacagaaacgaAATCAGAACAAAGGAACACTCAACCATACAATGTAAGGACAGTCGAAGCGACATTCCAATCGGCgggattttttttaacacaaattgttctttgtaaatttttttggCACTTTACGCTGTTTATTTTTTACTATTTTCATGTATCACTGGATTTCTAATCTTTTGAAACGAATAAATTGCCATTTTAAGGCAGCACGCTGAACATTGCTTTACTTGAACAACACAGGACTGTCAGTTTGGGACCAGTGTGTGTTGCTTCCGTTCACAGAGAGcaaattaatttgatttaaaaaaacacacaccagtTACAAGACGTCCAGGTATTTTCATCAAAAACCTCCAGGTATTTTCAAAGAGGCCGTGGTCCATTGCTTCGCCTCGCTCATATCAGGTATCTTATACATAAAACATGTCCACAATTTTTCAGATATTcgttgacattttaaaacatctcAGGATTTATGAAAAGGCGTTGCCTCTGATGTgatctcagtgtgtgtgtgtgtgtggggggggggggggaagcctTGGGGTAAAATAATTTTCACATTGAAAGTAAAGGGTTTCTCTTTTCTAGCCCTCTAACAGATTTCAAGTTAGCGATATGCCGGTCCGAATGGCCATGGGAAGATTCGTGGAATCTGAACTAaaagccgcactgtcaggagaacTTTGAAACTGTCAATTCTCGTTAGTAAACTTACCTCACACACAGGTTTTGAACATCCATTGAATTGACCAGGTCTGATCTGATCTCCAAAAACATGCAGGCTcattaaaaaaatcataattaaACCAAATTACCcctttgttgtaatatttaatttTGCATTTCAATTTCAACCGGAAAACACAATGTCTTCTCTCTTTTTGTTCTAACAAAGTCGTTTTGAGCGCTGGCGAATTCACTGAACGAATTAAGGCGCGGTGAATTATTTTCACACGGAATTTGCCTGGTTTTTTTTACGCAGATCAGGGGCACGTTAAccttaaacaaacaaaacatctgcggatgctggaaatcagatacaaaaacaggaattgctggaaaatctcagcaggtctggcagcatctgtgcagagaaatcagagttaacgttttgtatccagtgacccttttccaGAATTGATGGAAACTAGGCGAATGCTGGTATTATTGTTCAGTTCGGTTTCTTGAGCAATTTTGTGTAAAACTCTGGGTTAATCTGCAGGTGTATATGCTGATAGCTGGGACATCCGCCGAGTCAGGTGCCTGTAGAGTACTGGTTGTCACAACGTTATAGGGCAAATCAAAAATCCCCTTAAAACCACATTGGCAAACAGCAGGATATCTGGACGAGCCCAGAATTTATTTATCGAACCCAATTACTGTCCTGGCGTCTTTTCTTTTTAatcattgttgtcacatgtacccactTCTATTGAAGTAAAGGCATCGAAAGATCCACACAGGAAAACCTGACTTGTCCGATTTTCTTTTGCCCAAATGCTGTATTTttctttcagacttccagcatctccagcTTTTATTTACCTTTCAGCTCTCTGTTCACTCTACTTGGCTGGAAATCCCGTTGCAACGGTTTGGAGAGACCCAGCAATGGATAAATATTTAGAGAGGCAATGTTCACATTTTCTGTGTATTTCGACTACCCACGGTCTGAAGCTGAAAATACTGAGGAGTTGGAAAGGACAGTGTAGGATTTTGTTTTAACCGCGTTTAACATCAAATTGGAGATTGTCTCTCAGTTTTTTTAAACTGAAGTGtttagaatttttaaattaagttCTCTGCCTTTGGGCTTATGGTGCAACAATAGCTCTGGTGTCACAAAAGAGACCATTTTACAGTAACTCTAAAGTTGTGGAATCTCTGGAGTAACTGAAGTGTCAGACAACAGAAAGTCCATCGGTGAATTATTGCTTGTATTATTGCTAAGCTTCGAATTTAAAGGTAAACATACTTAAAAATGGGAATGAGgaactggaacaagaaatgttacTCCTACTGTCATTTGAACAAATTTTTAGACATCTACAATTTCAATACAGATGCTTTGTTGgaactgaaatgttgactcatGCCTTCTCTATAACTTGCTCTTTGACCTCTGTAtattcaatttctcttcccactttaatttttaaaaacttagtaCATTATATAGAGAATGATACAACTGCCCTCATTAAAACAATCAAATGTTTTCTGCCAATCAGCTGTGGGCATTGATCTTTTGTTCAGCCTGGGCACTGAATGTTAACACTAATCATTTTCAGGTAACAATCACAGAGGCCAGATGTAATATGGTGCTTATTGTCTTCACTGTagccaggcaggaggctgggagaacacagcaagccagggagcAGCaggatggacaggcaggaggctggaagaacacagcaacgcaggcagcatcaggagagaaaggaacacagcaaggcaggcagcgtcaTGAGGgaaaggaacacagcaaggcaggcagtatcaggagggacaggcaggaggctgaaagaatacAGGAacgcaggcagcatcaggagggaaagcaacacagcaaggcaggcaccATCatcaagaggctggaagaacatagcaagacaggcagcatcaggacagacagtcaggaggctggaggacacagcaagccaggcagcatcaggcggtGGAGAattgtaactcttcttcagtctTCGCTGAGCAATGATAGTGACATCTCCTGTGACACTCAGTCCAGTTTTATCTTTCCATTGCCGTACCAATATCCAAAAGCTATGCGTAAGATCGTTAAA includes:
- the osr1 gene encoding protein odd-skipped-related 1 isoform X2, which gives rise to MGSKTIPAPVPIHPSLQLANYAFLQASNGMPSPSEQLHNLYGFSTLHTVHLHQWTLGYPPMPLPRSSFSKVPAVSALVDTRFQLPAIPIFPHVFQPKQESSSFPNKTRPRFDFANLAIAATQEDQPSLGQLDGQCSPSVIGSLLDATKLSPERKPTRGRLPAKTKKEFVCKFCGRHFTKSYNLLIHERTHTDERPYTCDICHKAFRRQDHLRDHRYIHSKEKPFKCQECGKGFCQSRTLAVHKTLHVQGSPHKCSACGKVFNQRSNLRTHLLTHTDIKPYHCRQCAKLFRRNCDLRRHRLTHLLRTKPGLPRAAVCADRPEWSYQAWSPPSLEL
- the osr1 gene encoding protein odd-skipped-related 1 isoform X1, which codes for MGSKTIPAPVPIHPSLQLANYAFLQASNGMPSPSEQLHNLYGFSTLHTVHLHQWTLGYPPMPLPRSSFSKVPAVSALVDTRFQLPAIPIFPHVFQPKQESSSFPNKTRPRFDFANLAIAATQEDQPSLGQLDGQCSPSVIGSLLDATKLSPERKPTRGRLPAKTKKEFVCKFCGRHFTKSYNLLIHERTHTDERPYTCDICHKAFRRQDHLRDHRYIHSKEKPFKCQECGKGFCQSRTLAVHKTLHVQVKELKTSKIKC